From one Methanobrevibacter woesei genomic stretch:
- a CDS encoding pseudomurein-binding repeat-containing protein: MRMIFFALVLSLIFLSAGSIYANDIDGNFSESSDVVLYNIDSVNYEVSESSDNFSSINNAEYVELEDSVADDLVTKSSQSESADADDGLSNDEINVDNAINGAENVISEAPLENQTSNSNSSSIVSDDLTKYYQNGSQFEATFFDKEGNPLANAEISFVINGIYYDRTTNDQGLAIISINLGPGSYEIISINNVTGEKVINSILVLSTIVDNENIVMYYKNGTKYTATVLDGNGNPLAGVDVTFNINGVMYTRVTNEYGVASLNINLDPNTYIITVIGPDGLMRSNNVTVLPTIVDNENIVMYYKNGTKYTATVLDGNGNPLAGVDVTFNINGVMYTRVTNEYGVASLNINLDPNTYIITVIGPDGLMRSNNVTVLPTIINNNDVVKGYQDTNDYHATVLDGNGNPLAGVDVTFNVNGVMYTRVSDDNGVASLNINLIPGKYIITVIGPDGLMRSNTITILNNLGTYIEVDDVTVVGSQKGTLTGTLYNELGNTVRNYDVILTVNGQSYTLKTDANGKIYWNINLPVGEYTATLSVAGSSVYKACTNTSLINIISGLPINVTPGDNVVNIHKNESFDVYVTDENNNPLKGITVHFVVNGVDYYITSNEKGIASLDLPEGLYQISYSIEHEGYQNASGSSYVSFVTTEETTITMDNMTVSDGTNIKYSATLTAGDVPIVGKEVIFKINGKSYKAITNEKGIATVIFNLTSGTFDISCTFAGSNKLNSASATAKIEFKEIIETIITDSGKFEFVQGSGSSFEVILTDANGNPIANQKVIITINGIDYERITNEKGIVRITIDLGEGVFNVSYRFEGNGDYAASNGSATIEVVSKINGNGYWVQAKDMFKVDLAALASQGVGNIFLNYYAFSLYTEASILDWIQQANDLHIKVHIWMQVFYDSGWILPVLDDGTPDYEHFNKKIEEALYYASLPGVAGIHFDYLRVPGTAYKHEGSLEAINEFVTMVTTAIREVNPNLILSAALMPEKQIDYYYGQDLAHISKYMDVIIPMIYKGNYNSGSSWISSMTKWFVENSQGAEVWVGLQGYESDYDVTNLPLDEITNDAQIAISAGASGVLIFRWGATNLVDFDSLDYNQSGDIPSGNATVTLDDIKKAATNLKNYIEEHGVMPNYVTVGDVRFSVPQFLYLMAQAIININSGNSSDIVSIDVSAPDANTGDDFHGRIYINEFLTMAQSIVDSMMANNKAPSSVSSSLGDVKYETLTYMFSKIVSYANLNNNQLPQMVYISNLLDYYNLTVTMLPSVTTSDYKYIKYVTTWLNYCPNCGYYGSLLINPKGTYEGELTCDYCGCDFCGVTGKEKISGSSVYLTRLSPSIPASEVSSDKVTVEDVINAAVTVKEYLEANGVLPDTVSINGKEYTIHQFLYLASTAIGMVHSGNFGEITVVDIDKAPNPSGDNISAKLELNDYLDLASRVASFILENGYAPNYASSSLGKISYDDLVDMFARILAFYSNNGYLPNYVSLGDFNESDIGAAGDNVTVDDVIDASVYVKGYLEAHGALPEYVTINGKEYSIYQFLYLASVAIDMINKGDFGVITVINVDKAPSPEGAFVNSKLNLTEYLDLASRVTSFILEYGYAPNYASSSIGKISFDELTDAFARILAFYLENDYLPNTVSISQSGGSSSSTIAELAQKLTVGLTSTWDKANALFTWVRDNIAYETYYNTIKGAEGALASGSGNCCDQAWLLVELARSVGLTIRFVHGDCYFTSSGNVWGHVWTQIQIDGKWVIADTTSSRNSLGVVKNWDTSSYYHKGTYDILPF; this comes from the coding sequence ATGAGAATGATATTTTTTGCATTGGTTCTTAGTTTGATATTCTTATCTGCAGGATCCATATATGCAAATGATATTGATGGAAATTTTTCAGAGTCTTCTGATGTTGTTCTATATAATATAGATAGTGTCAACTATGAAGTTAGTGAAAGTTCTGATAATTTCTCTTCAATTAATAATGCCGAATACGTTGAATTAGAAGATTCTGTAGCTGATGATTTGGTTACTAAATCTTCGCAATCAGAATCAGCTGATGCTGATGACGGTTTGAGTAATGATGAAATTAATGTGGATAATGCTATTAATGGTGCTGAAAATGTAATATCTGAAGCTCCATTAGAAAATCAAACTAGTAATTCAAATTCAAGTTCCATTGTTAGTGATGATTTAACTAAATATTATCAGAATGGTTCTCAATTTGAAGCTACCTTTTTTGATAAAGAAGGTAATCCATTAGCTAATGCTGAGATTTCTTTTGTTATTAATGGAATTTATTATGACCGTACTACAAATGACCAAGGTTTAGCTATTATTTCTATTAATCTTGGACCGGGTAGTTATGAAATAATTTCAATTAACAATGTAACTGGTGAAAAAGTAATTAACTCTATCCTTGTATTATCTACTATTGTTGATAATGAGAATATTGTTATGTATTATAAGAATGGTACTAAGTATACTGCTACTGTTTTGGATGGTAATGGTAATCCTTTAGCTGGTGTTGATGTTACTTTTAATATTAATGGTGTTATGTATACTCGTGTTACTAATGAGTATGGTGTAGCTTCTCTTAATATTAATCTTGATCCTAATACCTATATTATTACTGTTATTGGTCCTGATGGTCTTATGAGATCTAATAATGTTACTGTGTTACCTACTATTGTTGATAATGAGAATATTGTTATGTATTATAAGAATGGTACTAAGTATACTGCTACTGTTTTGGATGGTAATGGTAATCCTTTAGCTGGTGTTGATGTTACTTTTAATATTAATGGTGTTATGTATACTCGTGTTACTAATGAGTATGGTGTAGCTTCTCTTAATATTAATCTTGATCCTAATACCTATATTATTACTGTTATTGGTCCTGATGGTCTTATGAGATCTAATAATGTTACTGTGTTACCTACTATTATTAATAATAATGATGTTGTAAAAGGATACCAAGATACTAATGATTATCATGCTACTGTTTTGGATGGTAATGGTAATCCTTTAGCTGGTGTTGATGTTACTTTTAATGTTAATGGTGTTATGTATACTCGTGTTAGTGATGATAATGGTGTAGCTTCTCTTAATATTAATCTTATTCCAGGTAAGTATATTATTACTGTTATTGGTCCTGATGGTCTTATGAGATCTAATACTATTACTATATTAAATAATTTAGGTACATATATTGAAGTAGATGATGTTACTGTTGTTGGTTCTCAAAAAGGTACATTAACTGGTACTTTATATAATGAGTTAGGAAATACAGTTCGTAATTATGATGTCATTTTAACTGTTAATGGTCAATCTTATACTCTTAAAACTGATGCTAATGGTAAAATATATTGGAATATTAATTTACCTGTAGGTGAATATACTGCAACTTTGTCAGTCGCTGGATCTAGTGTATATAAAGCATGTACAAACACTTCTTTAATTAATATCATTTCAGGTTTACCAATTAATGTTACTCCTGGTGATAATGTTGTAAACATCCACAAAAATGAATCATTTGATGTATATGTAACTGATGAAAATAACAATCCTTTAAAAGGTATAACTGTTCATTTTGTTGTTAATGGTGTTGACTATTATATTACCTCTAATGAAAAAGGTATTGCAAGTCTTGATTTACCTGAAGGACTTTACCAAATTAGTTATAGTATAGAACATGAAGGATATCAAAATGCTTCTGGTTCTAGTTATGTATCTTTTGTTACCACTGAAGAAACAACCATTACTATGGATAATATGACTGTTTCTGACGGTACTAATATTAAATATTCTGCTACTTTAACTGCTGGTGATGTTCCTATTGTTGGTAAAGAAGTAATATTCAAAATAAATGGTAAGTCTTATAAAGCTATCACTAATGAAAAAGGTATTGCAACTGTAATATTTAATTTAACTAGCGGTACATTTGATATTTCATGTACCTTTGCTGGTTCTAATAAATTGAATTCAGCTAGTGCTACTGCTAAAATCGAATTTAAGGAAATAATTGAAACTATTATTACAGATTCTGGAAAATTTGAATTTGTCCAAGGATCAGGATCTTCATTTGAAGTCATTTTAACTGATGCTAATGGTAATCCTATTGCTAATCAAAAAGTTATTATTACCATAAATGGAATTGATTATGAAAGAATCACTAATGAAAAAGGTATTGTAAGGATTACTATTGATTTAGGTGAAGGAGTTTTCAATGTAAGTTACAGATTTGAAGGTAATGGCGATTATGCAGCTTCAAATGGCTCTGCTACTATTGAAGTAGTATCTAAAATTAATGGTAATGGATATTGGGTTCAAGCAAAAGACATGTTTAAAGTTGATTTAGCTGCTTTAGCTAGTCAAGGAGTTGGAAATATCTTCCTAAATTACTATGCCTTTTCATTATATACTGAAGCTAGTATCTTAGACTGGATTCAACAAGCTAATGATTTACATATTAAAGTTCATATTTGGATGCAAGTATTCTATGATAGTGGTTGGATTTTACCTGTGTTAGATGATGGAACACCTGATTACGAACACTTTAATAAAAAAATTGAAGAAGCTTTATACTATGCTTCATTACCAGGTGTTGCAGGTATCCACTTTGATTACTTAAGAGTACCAGGTACCGCTTATAAACATGAAGGTTCTTTAGAAGCTATCAATGAATTTGTTACTATGGTTACTACTGCAATTAGAGAAGTTAACCCTAATTTAATATTATCTGCTGCTTTAATGCCAGAAAAACAAATTGACTATTATTATGGTCAAGACCTTGCCCATATTTCAAAATATATGGATGTAATCATTCCAATGATTTACAAAGGTAATTATAATTCTGGATCCTCTTGGATTTCTTCTATGACCAAATGGTTTGTAGAGAATTCTCAAGGTGCAGAAGTTTGGGTAGGTTTACAAGGTTATGAATCTGATTATGATGTTACTAATCTTCCTTTAGATGAAATAACCAATGATGCTCAAATTGCAATTTCTGCAGGTGCAAGTGGTGTTTTAATATTTAGATGGGGTGCTACTAATTTAGTAGACTTTGATAGTTTAGATTACAATCAATCTGGAGATATTCCTTCAGGTAATGCAACTGTTACATTAGATGATATTAAAAAAGCTGCTACTAACTTGAAAAACTATATTGAAGAACATGGTGTAATGCCAAATTATGTTACTGTTGGAGATGTCAGATTCTCAGTACCTCAATTCTTATACCTTATGGCTCAAGCTATAATCAATATTAATTCAGGTAATTCATCAGATATTGTTTCAATTGATGTATCAGCTCCAGATGCTAATACTGGAGATGATTTCCATGGTAGGATATACATTAATGAATTCTTAACTATGGCTCAATCTATTGTTGACAGTATGATGGCAAATAATAAAGCACCAAGTTCTGTAAGTAGTTCTTTAGGGGATGTAAAATATGAAACATTAACTTACATGTTCTCTAAAATTGTAAGTTATGCAAACCTTAACAATAACCAATTGCCTCAAATGGTATATATCTCTAATTTATTAGATTATTACAACTTAACTGTAACAATGTTGCCAAGTGTTACAACATCTGATTATAAGTATATTAAATATGTAACTACTTGGTTAAACTACTGTCCAAATTGTGGTTATTATGGTTCATTGTTAATCAATCCAAAAGGAACTTACGAAGGGGAATTAACCTGTGACTACTGTGGCTGTGATTTCTGTGGTGTTACAGGTAAAGAAAAAATATCTGGTTCATCTGTATATTTAACTAGATTAAGTCCAAGTATTCCTGCTTCTGAGGTTTCTTCTGATAAGGTTACTGTTGAAGATGTTATAAATGCTGCTGTTACTGTAAAAGAGTATTTAGAAGCAAATGGTGTATTGCCGGATACTGTATCTATTAATGGAAAAGAATACACTATTCATCAATTCTTATATTTAGCTTCTACTGCTATTGGTATGGTACACAGCGGTAACTTTGGTGAAATTACTGTTGTTGATATCGATAAAGCTCCAAATCCATCTGGTGATAATATAAGTGCTAAATTAGAATTAAATGATTACTTAGATCTTGCATCTAGAGTAGCTTCATTTATTTTAGAAAATGGTTATGCTCCTAATTATGCTTCATCATCTTTAGGTAAAATATCTTATGATGATTTAGTTGATATGTTTGCAAGAATCTTAGCATTCTACTCTAATAATGGTTATTTACCAAATTATGTATCACTAGGAGATTTCAATGAGTCTGATATAGGTGCTGCTGGTGATAATGTAACTGTTGATGATGTAATCGATGCATCTGTTTATGTTAAAGGTTATCTTGAAGCTCACGGTGCATTACCTGAGTATGTAACTATTAACGGAAAAGAGTACTCAATTTATCAATTCTTATATTTAGCTTCTGTAGCTATTGATATGATAAATAAAGGTGACTTTGGTGTAATTACAGTTATCAATGTTGATAAAGCTCCAAGTCCTGAAGGTGCTTTCGTTAATTCTAAATTAAATTTAACTGAATACTTAGATCTTGCATCTAGAGTAACTTCATTTATTTTAGAATATGGTTATGCTCCTAATTATGCTTCATCATCTATTGGTAAAATATCATTTGATGAATTAACTGATGCTTTTGCAAGGATTTTAGCATTCTACTTAGAAAATGATTATTTACCTAATACTGTTTCAATATCACAATCTGGAGGTTCTTCCTCATCAACCATTGCAGAATTGGCTCAAAAATTAACTGTTGGATTAACCAGTACTTGGGATAAAGCTAATGCACTATTTACATGGGTAAGAGATAATATTGCTTATGAAACTTACTATAATACTATAAAAGGTGCAGAAGGAGCTTTAGCTTCTGGTTCAGGTAACTGTTGTGACCAAGCATGGTTATTAGTTGAACTTGCTAGATCTGTTGGTTTAACTATTAGATTTGTTCATGGTGACTGTTACTTCACATCTAGTGGTAATGTATGGGGTCATGTATGGACTCAAATCCAAATCGATGGAAAATGGGTTATTGCTGATACAACAAGTAGTAGAAACTCTTTAGGTGTAGTTAAGAATTGGGATACTAGTTCTTATTATCATAAAGGAACCTACGATATTTTACCATTCTAG
- a CDS encoding metal-dependent transcriptional regulator: protein MGNNISENIEEYLEVLYRNGSNKEQVSTTQLSRDLGIAPGSVTQMLKKLEKLEYIDYIPYKGASLTDSGMAIAQKITRKHRILEKFLHDVLKIKYENIHEQACEMEHTLSDEAERALCLMLKHPDLCPDDHLIPACNFNFKSCLDCFNEQDFDNVLKRDNNLLALSELHGDAEGVVCFIRGNSNILDAVDELGITIGSIIRYKSNEEEHETYVFSVLDREVDIPQNLANNIFVKL from the coding sequence ATGGGAAATAATATTAGTGAAAATATTGAAGAATATTTAGAAGTTCTTTACCGTAATGGAAGTAATAAAGAACAAGTTTCTACAACTCAATTATCTAGGGATTTAGGCATTGCTCCAGGTAGTGTAACTCAAATGCTTAAAAAATTAGAAAAATTAGAATATATTGATTATATTCCGTATAAAGGAGCTTCCCTAACAGATAGTGGTATGGCAATAGCTCAAAAAATCACAAGAAAACACAGAATTTTAGAAAAATTCTTACATGATGTCTTAAAAATCAAATATGAAAACATTCATGAACAAGCTTGTGAAATGGAACATACATTATCTGATGAAGCAGAAAGGGCATTATGTCTTATGCTCAAACATCCTGATTTATGTCCTGATGATCATCTAATTCCTGCATGTAACTTTAATTTTAAAAGCTGTTTAGACTGCTTTAATGAACAAGACTTTGATAATGTATTAAAAAGGGATAACAATTTATTAGCTTTGTCTGAATTACATGGTGATGCAGAAGGAGTGGTATGTTTCATTAGAGGAAATTCCAATATTTTAGATGCTGTTGATGAGTTAGGTATAACCATTGGAAGCATAATCAGGTACAAATCTAATGAAGAGGAACATGAAACCTATGTATTTTCTGTTTTAGACAGAGAAGTTGATATTCCTCAAAATTTAGCAAATAATATTTTTGTTAAACTTTAA
- a CDS encoding stage II sporulation protein M — MFDIKNEIKSTFADNKFLILFSATAFIISLILGYVYQASLHETFAPVVQEISNNLEQGVITFSFKDIFINNIVIVFEVFILGIIFCFSIVILLFNGFFLGYFIGAQDNLFYSLMLIIPHGIFELPSLILATSAGFVLFKFIYKSVKYYNNDSEGSFKNKMENAVDIKFKYFKQALVLLVVSAILMMIAAFIEVYVTLDFAYWIFSIFGI; from the coding sequence ATGTTTGATATTAAAAATGAAATTAAATCTACATTTGCAGATAATAAATTCTTAATTTTATTTTCTGCAACTGCGTTTATTATTTCTTTAATATTGGGATATGTTTATCAGGCCAGTTTACATGAAACCTTTGCACCAGTAGTTCAGGAGATTTCCAATAATTTAGAGCAGGGTGTTATTACATTTTCCTTTAAGGATATTTTCATTAACAATATTGTAATTGTTTTTGAAGTGTTTATTTTAGGAATCATCTTTTGCTTTTCAATTGTTATTTTGCTTTTCAATGGTTTCTTTTTAGGATACTTTATTGGAGCTCAGGATAATCTCTTTTATTCATTGATGCTTATTATTCCACATGGAATTTTTGAACTGCCTTCTTTGATATTGGCTACTTCAGCAGGTTTTGTATTGTTTAAATTTATTTATAAGTCAGTTAAATATTATAATAATGATTCTGAAGGTTCTTTTAAAAATAAAATGGAAAATGCAGTTGATATTAAATTCAAATATTTTAAACAGGCACTTGTATTATTGGTAGTTTCAGCTATTTTAATGATGATTGCTGCTTTTATTGAGGTTTATGTTACTCTGGATTTTGCCTATTGGATTTTTTCAATTTTTGGCATTTAA
- the endA gene encoding tRNA-intron lyase has translation MRGNLSNDIVSVKIEEGSKKPIALNEKSFFGKIEADTLNLSVIEACYLLEKGRLDVFENDEKCSVDYLIEILRNQGLYGNYIVYRDLKDRGYIIKTGFKYGSDFRLYDRGRSPGKGHSDYLVKVVFENYDINVLDFASYIRVAHGVNKNLLLAIVDDDFDITYYNVEWTRP, from the coding sequence ATGCGTGGAAATTTATCTAATGATATTGTATCAGTTAAAATTGAAGAAGGCAGTAAAAAACCTATTGCCTTAAATGAAAAAAGTTTTTTTGGTAAAATTGAAGCTGATACATTGAATCTTTCTGTTATTGAAGCATGTTATCTGTTAGAAAAAGGCCGTCTTGATGTTTTTGAAAATGATGAGAAATGTAGTGTTGATTATCTCATTGAAATTTTAAGAAATCAAGGTCTTTATGGAAATTACATTGTATATCGTGATTTAAAGGATAGGGGATATATTATTAAAACTGGATTTAAGTATGGTTCAGATTTCCGTCTTTATGATAGGGGTAGAAGCCCGGGTAAAGGTCATTCTGATTATTTAGTGAAAGTTGTCTTTGAAAATTATGATATTAATGTTTTAGATTTTGCAAGTTATATTCGTGTTGCACATGGTGTTAATAAGAATCTTCTTCTAGCTATTGTTGATGATGATTTTGATATCACCTATTACAATGTGGAATGGACTAGACCTTAA
- the thsA gene encoding thermosome subunit alpha, which produces MMANQPIFILPEGTERYSKRDALRMNITAAKILENIVRTTLGPKGMDKMLVNSMGDVTVTNDGATILREMDIAQPAARMLVEIAKKQEDIVGDGTTSVVVIAGELLSKAQKLLEDGIATSVVIRGFRNACAKAIEILNDIAIDGNDRDTLKSVAITAMSGKGSDYAKEQLADLVVDAALRIEDEGKVDIDSINIQRISGDAVEDSFLAEGIIMDKAPLSKAMPTEVNDAKIALLKYPIELKEINTDSKIDITSPDQFEAFLANEEEMVKDLVNTIIESGANVVFCQKGIDDMAEHYLNKAGIMAYKRVKKSDMERIQKATGAKLLTDINDLNEDVLGSAGKIYVKKIFDHKLTFIEECDNPKATSIVLRGSTRYVTEQINRALDDALGVVAATIEDGKVLVGGGACEIELIKQLRDYGDSVSGREQLAILAYAEALEVIPRTLIENAGLDSINLIADLKAAHEDSKAMGINVFTGKVVDMKEAGVLEPLKVKVQALQSSGEAAEMILRIDDMIAARDALNSTGPDESGNDNSGMPPMPGAGGMGGMPPMM; this is translated from the coding sequence ATAATGGCAAATCAACCAATATTCATTTTACCTGAAGGTACTGAAAGATATTCCAAAAGAGATGCCTTAAGGATGAATATTACTGCAGCTAAGATTTTAGAAAATATTGTAAGAACCACCTTAGGTCCAAAAGGAATGGACAAAATGTTAGTAAACTCAATGGGTGATGTTACAGTAACTAATGATGGTGCAACTATTTTAAGAGAAATGGATATTGCACAACCAGCAGCTAGAATGTTAGTTGAAATAGCTAAAAAACAAGAAGATATTGTTGGAGACGGAACCACTTCTGTTGTTGTTATTGCTGGTGAATTATTATCAAAAGCTCAAAAATTATTAGAAGATGGAATTGCAACTTCTGTTGTAATTAGAGGATTCAGAAATGCATGTGCTAAAGCTATTGAAATCTTAAATGATATAGCTATTGATGGAAATGATAGAGATACTTTAAAAAGTGTAGCTATTACTGCTATGTCTGGTAAAGGATCTGACTATGCTAAAGAACAATTAGCTGATTTAGTAGTAGATGCAGCATTAAGAATCGAAGATGAAGGAAAAGTTGATATTGATAGTATTAACATCCAAAGGATTTCAGGAGATGCAGTAGAAGATTCTTTCCTTGCTGAAGGAATTATTATGGATAAAGCTCCTTTATCTAAAGCAATGCCTACTGAAGTTAACGATGCTAAAATTGCACTTCTCAAATATCCTATTGAATTGAAAGAAATCAATACTGACAGTAAAATTGACATTACAAGTCCTGATCAATTTGAAGCTTTCCTTGCTAATGAGGAAGAAATGGTTAAAGATTTAGTAAATACCATTATTGAATCTGGAGCTAATGTTGTATTCTGTCAAAAAGGTATTGATGACATGGCAGAACACTACTTAAACAAAGCAGGAATCATGGCTTATAAAAGAGTTAAAAAATCAGACATGGAAAGAATCCAAAAAGCTACTGGTGCTAAACTCTTAACTGATATTAATGATTTGAATGAGGATGTTTTAGGTTCTGCTGGTAAAATTTATGTTAAAAAAATATTTGATCACAAATTAACCTTCATTGAAGAATGTGACAATCCAAAAGCTACTTCCATTGTATTAAGAGGTAGTACCCGTTATGTAACTGAACAAATCAACAGAGCATTAGATGATGCTTTAGGTGTAGTTGCAGCTACTATTGAAGATGGAAAAGTTCTTGTTGGTGGAGGAGCTTGTGAAATTGAACTCATTAAACAATTAAGAGATTATGGTGACTCTGTAAGTGGAAGAGAACAACTTGCTATTTTAGCATATGCTGAAGCTTTAGAAGTTATTCCAAGAACCTTAATTGAAAATGCAGGTTTAGATTCAATTAATCTTATTGCAGATTTAAAAGCTGCTCACGAAGACTCAAAAGCAATGGGTATTAATGTATTTACTGGAAAAGTTGTGGATATGAAAGAAGCAGGAGTTTTAGAACCTTTAAAAGTTAAAGTTCAAGCTCTTCAATCTTCCGGTGAAGCTGCTGAAATGATTTTACGTATCGATGATATGATTGCAGCTAGAGATGCATTAAATTCAACTGGTCCTGATGAGTCTGGAAATGATAATAGTGGTATGCCTCCAATGCCTGGTGCTGGAGGAATGGGTGGAATGCCACCAATGATGTAA
- a CDS encoding tryptophan--tRNA ligase, giving the protein MIDPWASTSVDYDKLINQFGISKFSDIISDIKNPQRLMDRGVIFGHREFNEIIKLMNDNKEFAVVTGMMPSGQMHIGHKMVVDQLIWYQKQGAMLSLPIADMESYAARSMSYEKARDIAVNEYLTNYIALGLDLTKDNVNVYLQSDNEALHNLGFKASKRTNFNELKAIYGFTQSTNMAHMQAPLMQVADILLPQLEEFGGPKKVVVPVGVDQDPHIRLTRDIAHKLSEELGFLSPASTYHRFLTGLSGDKMSSSKPSTAIYLNEDSDVAAKKVKTAKTGGRESLKEQQELGGEVDKCVVYEMFVYHLIDDDSELAKIRQECLDGSLRCGDCKAHAAQLMKEMFDDLADKKDEAREIAKTLV; this is encoded by the coding sequence ATGATTGATCCATGGGCATCAACTAGTGTTGATTATGATAAATTAATAAATCAGTTTGGTATTTCAAAATTTTCAGATATAATTTCAGATATTAAAAATCCTCAAAGATTGATGGATAGAGGCGTAATATTTGGACATAGGGAATTTAATGAAATTATTAAATTAATGAATGATAATAAAGAATTTGCTGTTGTTACTGGTATGATGCCAAGTGGACAGATGCATATTGGTCATAAGATGGTAGTTGATCAGCTTATTTGGTATCAAAAGCAGGGTGCAATGCTTTCTCTTCCAATAGCTGATATGGAATCCTATGCAGCAAGGTCAATGAGTTATGAAAAAGCACGTGATATAGCTGTTAATGAATATTTGACTAATTATATTGCATTAGGCCTTGATTTAACTAAAGATAATGTAAATGTATATTTGCAGTCTGATAATGAGGCTCTTCATAATTTAGGATTTAAGGCTTCAAAGAGAACTAATTTTAATGAGCTTAAAGCTATTTATGGATTTACACAATCAACAAACATGGCTCATATGCAAGCTCCTTTAATGCAGGTTGCCGATATTTTACTTCCTCAATTAGAAGAATTTGGAGGTCCTAAAAAGGTTGTAGTTCCAGTTGGAGTTGACCAGGATCCTCATATTAGATTAACTAGGGATATTGCCCATAAGTTATCTGAGGAATTAGGATTTTTATCTCCTGCTTCAACTTATCATAGATTCTTAACTGGATTAAGTGGAGATAAGATGTCCAGCAGTAAACCTTCAACAGCTATCTACCTTAATGAAGATTCTGATGTTGCAGCTAAAAAAGTTAAAACTGCTAAAACTGGTGGTAGGGAAAGCTTAAAAGAGCAACAAGAATTAGGTGGAGAAGTTGATAAATGTGTTGTTTATGAGATGTTTGTTTATCATTTAATTGATGATGACAGTGAACTTGCAAAAATCAGACAGGAATGTCTAGATGGTAGTCTCCGTTGTGGGGACTGTAAAGCTCATGCTGCTCAATTGATGAAAGAGATGTTTGATGATTTGGCAGATAAAAAAGATGAAGCTCGTGAAATAGCTAAAACTTTAGTTTAA